One region of Carya illinoinensis cultivar Pawnee chromosome 8, C.illinoinensisPawnee_v1, whole genome shotgun sequence genomic DNA includes:
- the LOC122274256 gene encoding aldehyde dehydrogenase family 3 member F1, producing MGDVEKSLAELRQTFKSGRTRSVAWRKNQLRALLDLISDKEEVIFEALHQDLGKHPVEAYRDEIGVVKKSASFSLNNVEKWMAPKKGHIPLLFFPAKGEVLPEPLGVVLLLSSWNFPISLALDPLIGAISAGNAVVLKLSENAPACSSFLAKTLPLYLDSSAIKVFEGGADVGNQLLQRKWDKIFFTGSSQVGRLVMTAAAKHLTPVTLELGGKCPAILDSLSNPSDMKAAVKRIVGAKWGACNGQACIAVDYVLVEDNFKSTLIELLKKTIKKFYGENPKSSKSNARIINKHHFERLRNLLEDPLVADSIVHGGSSDEENLFIEPTILLNPPLEAEIMTEEIFGPLLPIITIDKIQESIDIINSRSKPLAIYAFTKDETLKREILAETSSGSVVFNDALIQFLCDDLPFGGVGQSGFGRYHGKYSFVTFSHEKAVLQKGFFPEIEPRYPPWNSFKLKFIRLAYNFDYLGLLLLIMGLKR from the exons ATGGGAGATGTAGAGAAAAGCTTGGCCGAATTAAGACAAACATTTAAAAGTGGAAGAACCCGAAGCGTTGCATGGAGGAAAAACCAGCTCAGAGCCCTCCTTGACCTTATCAGTGACAAAGAAGAGGTGATATTCGAAGCTCTCCATCAGGATCTTGGGAAGCATCCAGTTGAAGCTTACCGTGATGAG ATTGGGGTGGTAAAAAAATCAGCCAGTTTTTCGTTGAACAATGTGGAGAAATGGATGGCCCCGAAGAAG GGACATATACCGCTGCTTTTCTTCCCAGCTAAAGGAGAAGTGCTGCCCGAACCGCTTGGAGTAGTTCTCTTACTTTCATCTTGGAACTTCCCTATTT CCCTGGCACTGGACCCACTGATAGGAGCCATATCTGCAGGAAATGCAGTGGTTCTAAAACTATCAGAGAATGCTCCGGCATGCTCTTCTTTTCTGGCTAAAACTCTCCCTCTTTACTTGGACAGCAGTGCCATTAAAGTATTTGAGGGTGGAGCAGATGTAGGTAACCAACTACTGCAGCGCAAATGGGACAAGATCTTCTTTACCG GAAGCTCACAAGTGGGGCGTCTTGTCATGACTGCTGCTGCAAAGCATTTGACACCTGTTACTCTAGAGCTGGGAGGAAAATGTCCTGCGATCCTTGATTCCCTCTCCAATCCTTCTGATATGAAG GCAGCAGTCAAAcgaattgtaggagcaaagtggGGGGCATGCAATGGGCAGGCATGTATAGCAGTAGATTACGTACTCGTAGAAGACAATTTCAAATCTACTCTG ATagaattattaaagaagacaaTCAAGAAGTTCTATGGAGAGAACCCAAAAAGCTCAAAGAGCAATGCCCGAATAATAAACAAACACCACTTTGAGAGATTGCGGAATCTGCTCGAGGACCCTCTTGTTGCAGATTCAATTGTCCATGGCGGTTCATCAGATGAGGAAAACCT GTTTATTGAGcccacaatattattaaacccTCCACTTGAGGCTGAAATCATGACTGAAGAAATCTTTGGCCCACTGCTCCCAATAATCACT ATAGATAAAATTCAAGAAAGCATTGACATAATAAATTCAAGGTCAAAACCGCTTGCCATTTATGCCTTCACAAAAGATGAAACATTGAAGAGAGAGATCTTAGCAGAAACATCATCAGGAAGTGTGGTCTTCAACGATGCCTTGATACAA TTTTTATGTGATGATTTACCGTTTGGAGGTGTTGGTCAGAGTGGCTTTGGAAGGTACCATGGTAAGTACTCTTTTGTTACTTTCAGCCATGAAAAAGCGGTTCTGCAAAAAGGCTTCTTCCCAGAAATTGAGCCTAGGTATCCACCGTGGAACAGTTTTAAGCTGAAATTCATCAGATTGGCATACAATTTTGACTACCTCGGATTACTGCTACTCATCATGGGTCTGAAAAGATAG